From the genome of Thunnus thynnus chromosome 1, fThuThy2.1, whole genome shotgun sequence, one region includes:
- the LOC137185978 gene encoding interferon-induced very large GTPase 1-like: MEKYKKVKEIGKGGFGKAILVKSKEDGHQYVIKEIYGISRMSPEERQKAQKEVEVLAKMSHPNIVQYKESFEERGRLCIVMDYCEGGDLLEKIKSQKGELFSEDQILDWFVQICLALKHIHDRKILHRDIKPQNIFLTKDETVQLGDFGVSRVLNSTKELATTFTGTPLYLSPEICKKKPYDNKSDIWALGCVLYEMCTLKPAFNADNSMDLEVKIVHGFYPRVSDHYSQELRSLLEQLLKPNPTERPSVSSILEEPFLSCRIQKFLTPQIIAQEFGHKQQPVFFNFLSKLGLKKFYPNKLTLQSLLEINKNSIYDETVESLEKIPWCFLRKLFQINAECRNCTQLSNNDDDDDDDDDDDDDEGNSDFDKDTYDSADNKVNPLDLIVALFLCADSFLQQEMALKMSMCQFSVPLLLPHGDNSQCSLMLWALRDIVKEWCPHDLSESKGFVEDNIVQANIPFFTFVRLKNCSLSKSQVLNHVLSRGQQNHNTFIHRDMEGGTLKREIANGLVEVCWYLPCGKKDLDIFPEPVAFANLRGDICESLTQFKFLFQVSTATFVFLDKVEENEHKILTSLQDVKSKLFFVVNRKNNSREDMMSVQTTQKELKLPKSSVKIKDPKVNVAEFSKKLCAAIKTSLPQETLTLNIVNMVGKAVELGLSVDENTSEKQKKAVEEIMIDIKGRSIPDYKKQQLPLQGDKWKRLSKIEKEECRLNSGDSDLEEYKTQLQEEKQKIREEQSKQKLSKGMESFIKTLSTSDKEKRDFFLKWMKLKFNTHSRKKLSELCKEFKEQCEKKDKNLTAESQQALMESSLGVEHYMREMGLIHEFSISGSRNTADEISRLPGLAAEMLLDGYPLELLDGDASNIPEKWVTDVLMELHKKVGGKSRLLVLTVLGVQSTGKSTLLNTMFGVQFPVSSGRCTRGAYMLFLKVGEDMKHELNYEYIVLIDTEGLKSPDLADLEESYEHDNQLATFVIGLSDVTIINLAMENATEMKDILQIAVHAFLRMRHIGKKPVCHFVHQNVSGVSAHAKTMTDRKHLLDQLNEMTQIAAKMEKKPSITAFINILDYDMDKNNWNIPGLWHGTPPMAPVNTGYSEAVAGLKKNLLARVKTDRINDVSQIPEFLEWMRSLWKAVKYENFIFSFRNTLVAQAYDNLCKEFSQWEWQFRKEILSWQTEAEMEISNSDNEADIRIWSILVESKKSEVSKKIASEGRKMKEKLTNYYEKKGQNVNLIEKYKTDFFNSISSLAKEIKHSVNNKLDCALELKISSKKVQDIQKKYRGGVEDEVMKLLSACKNSDKLSDEQLRDKFEKMWTEATKNVSGLKDRDIAACVLKQLRKSFSNQNVNEKFQNIKDLKEIGKDPFKARHEHTDSYMEKLKHVIRLGDLQNFADSVIESCTRFVFDKAKTYTDYHESFTRELLEKMDEYLQQSYKHHKTNTQFEFDLKLHMCGIALREFLKMHQKFLSDNDPQIQLQKHKTQYLTDFLDLYKQRDDCQRKANDFVQFCIKPAVEEYINRSLGINIVDEILTGCHSAEFSSRSSFQYNIQEELLQKDDFASFVKYIRNYEIYVKDWIFQQIQQQMSKNKTLCKLKQKNLKVIVDKITAALEQATKGPGGFQLPDNNKSITELISNMRKYLIKDISISVEDEKRTLFQIQSTCHPFINSLKMSIGDLKEQLQEEFSKSENITETLNKLPIKPQDELFKRVFGCGKQCPFCKVPCEAGGKDHKQHHAAVHRPQGLGGYRNEQTQKLVATLCTTDVQSETTFKNTDTNWEPHPYKDYTKYYPDWHIPPDPSIEASDYWKFVLVKYNDRFAQEYEAKPADVPEAWRRITKEQALKGLKDAFNIKCTTYKWFKQNQILKLQVFF, translated from the exons ATCCTGGACTGGTTTGTGCAGATTTGTCTGGCACTAAAGCACATCCATGATAGAAAAATCCTCCACAGGGACATTAAACCACAG aacatatttttgacaaaaGATGAGACTGTACAGCTCGGGGACTTTGGAGTTTCAAGGGTGCTGAACAG CACTAAAGAACTGGCAACAACATTCACAGGAACACCACTTTACCTTTCACCAGAGATCTGCAAAAAGAAACCATACGACAACAAAAG tgaTATTTGGGCCCTCGGCTGTGTCCTGTATGAAATGTGCACTCTTAAGCCTGCA TTTAATGCTGACAATAGCATGGACCTAGAGGTGAAGATCGTCCATGGCTTCTACCCTCGTGTGTCTGATCACTACTCCCAAGAACTGCGTTCTCTCTTGGAACAGCTGTTGAAACCCAACCCCACAGAGAGGCCCTCAGTCAGCAGCATACTGGAAGAACctttcctctcctgtaggaTACAGAAGTTCCTCACACCACAG ATCATTGCTCAGGAATTTGGCCACAAGCAGCAACCAG TCTTTTTCAACTTTCTCTCCAAACTTGGACTGAAGAAATTTTATCCCAACAAGCTCACTCTTCAGTCTCTTCtggaaatcaacaaaaacagcatttatgaTGAAACTGTTGAATCACTGGAGAAAATACCATGGTGCTTTCTCAGGAAACTCTTTCAAATCAACGCAGAATGCAGAAACTGTACACAATTAtcaaacaatgatgatgatgatgatgatgatgatgatgatgatgatgatgagggaaACAGTGACTTTGACAAAGACACATATGACTCTGCAGACAACAAGGTTAACCCTCTCGACCTCATAGTCGCACTCTTTCTTTGTGCTGACAGCTTCTTGCAACAGGAAATGGCCCTCAAGATGTCAATGTGCCAGTTTTCTGTCCCACTGCTGTTGCCTCATGGTGATAACAGTCAGTGTTCCCTGATGCTGTGGGCTCTGAGAGACATCGTCAAAGAGTGGTGTCCACATGATTTGTCTGAATCAAAAGGATTTGTTGAAGACAACATTGTCCAAGCAAATATACCATTCTTTACCTTTGTGAGGCTGAAAAACTGCAGTTTGTCCAAGTCACAGGTTTTGAATCATGTTCTCAGTCGTGGCCAACAGAATCACAACACCTTCATACACAGAGATATGGAAGGAGGAACACTTAAAAGAGAAATAGCCAATGGTTTGGTCGAGGTTTGCTGGTACCTTCCCTGTGGCAAAAAAGATCTTGACATATTTCCAGAACCAGTTGCCTTTGCCAATTTGAGAGGAGACATTTGTGAGTCACTCACACAATTCAAGTTTCTTTTTCAAGTGTCAACTGCGACCTTTGTGTTCCTGGACAAAGTTGAAGAAAATGAGCACAAGATTCTGACTTCTCTTCAAGATGTGAAATCCAAACTCTTCTTTGTTGTTAATCGAAAGAACAACTCTAGAGAGGACATGATGTCTGTCCAGACAACACAGAAAGAGTTAAAGCTACCAAAAAGCAGCGTGAAAATCAAAGACCCAAAGGTAAATGTTGCAGAGTTTTCAAAGAAACTTTGTGCAGCCATCAAGACCTCACTGCCACAAGAAACACTCACATTGAACATTGTCAATATGGTTGGAAAAGCTGTTGAACTTGGTCTATCTGTGGATGAAaacacaagtgaaaaacaaaagaaagcagtTGAGGAGATCATGATTGACATTAAGGGGCGAAGTATACCAGACTACAAGAAACAACAACTTCCTTTGCAGGGAGATAAGTGGAAAAGATTATCGAAGATAGAGAAGGAGGAGTGTAGATTGAACTCTGGTGACTCAGACCTTGAAGAGTATAAAACCCAgctacaggaagaaaaacaaaagattagGGAGgagcaaagcaaacaaaaactgtccaaaGGAATGGAGAGTTTCATTAAAACTTTATCCACAagtgacaaagagaaaagagatttttttcttaagtgGATGAAACTCAAGTTTAACACACATTCACGGAAGAAACTGTCTGAGCTGTGCAAGGAATTCAAAGAGCAATGTgagaagaaagataaaaatctCACTGCAGAGTCACAACAGGCTTTGATGGAGAGCTCTTTAGGAGTAGAGCATTACATGAGAGAGATGGGACTCATCCATGAGTTCTCAATTTCTGGCTCCAGAAACACTGCTGATGAAATATCTCGTCTCCCTGGTTTGGCAGCTGAAATGCTGTTGGATGGATATCCTTTAGAGCTCTTGGATGGAGATGCTTCCAACATCCCAGAGAAATGGGTGACAGATGTGCTGATGGAGCTTCACAAGAAGGTTGGAGGGAAGAGCAGACTGTTAGTACTGACTGTGCTGGGTGTTCAAAGTACAGGGAAGTCAACACTCCTCAACACCATGTTTGGTGTGCAGTTTCCTGTCAGCAGCGGCAGATGCACAAGAGGAGCTTATATGCTTTTCCTCAAAGTTGGAGAGGACATGAAACATGAGTTGAATTATGAATATATAGTTCTCATTGACACAGAGGGTCTAAAATCTCCTGATTTGGCAGACCTAGAGGAAAGTTATGAGCATGACAACCAGCTGGCAACCTTTGTGATTGGTTTAAGTGATGTCACCATTATCAACCTTGCAATGGAAAATgcaacagaaatgaaagacatCCTGCAAATTGCAGTTCACGCCTTCTTGAGAATGAGACATATTGGGAAAAAgccagtttgtcattttgtgcatcAAAATGTTTCTGGAGTTTCAGCTCATGCAAAGAccatgacagacagaaaacatctcTTGGACCAGCTCaatgaaatgacacaaattGCAGCTAAAATGGAAAAGAAGCCTTCTATTACAGCTTTCATAAATATCCTGGACTATGACATGGACAAAAACAACTGGAACATCCCAGGACTCTGGCATGGAACACCTCCGATGGCACCAGTGAACACAGGTTACAGTGAAGCTGTAGCAGgtttaaagaaaaatcttttGGCAAGAGTGAAAACAGACCGAATCAATGACGTCTCACAGATCCCAGAGTTTCTAGAATGGATGAGAAGTCTCTGGAAAGCAGTGAAATATGAGAACTTCATCTTTAGCTTCAGAAACACTCTTGTGGCTCAGGCCTACGACAACCTTTGCAAAGAGTTCAGTCAATGGGAATGGCAGTTCAGAAAAGAAATCCTCTCCTGGCAAACAGAAGCAGAGATGGAAATCTCAAATTCTGACAATGAAGCTGATATTCGAATTTGGAGCATTTTGGTTGAATCAAAAAAATCAGAGGTGTCAAAAAAAATAGCAtctgaaggaagaaaaatgaaggAGAAACTTACAAACTACTATGAAAAGAAAGGCCAGAATGTAAATCtgatagaaaaatacaaaactgacTTTTTCAACAGCATCAGTAGTCTCGCAAAGGAAATCAAACATTCAGTGAACAATAAATTGGATTGTGCACTTGAGCTGAAAATAAGTTCAAAAAAAGTTCAAGACATTCAGAAAAAATACAGAGGTGGGGTTGAAGACGAGGTCATGAAGCTCCTGAGTGCCTGTAAAAACTCTGATAAACTGTCTGATGAACAGCTTAGAGATAAGTTTGAAAAGATGTGGACTGAAGCCACTAAAAATGTGTCTGGCCTGAAAGACCGAGATATCGCAGCATGTGTCCTGAAACAGTTGAGAAAAAGTTTCTCAAATCAGAATGTTAATGAGAaattccaaaacattaaagaCCTAAAGGAGATTGGGAAGGATCCATTTAAAGCCAGACATGAACATACAGACTCCTATATGGAGAAGCTTAAACATGTGATTCGACTAGGAGATCTGCAGAACTTTGCTGACAGCGTCATTGAGTCTTGCACACGGTTTGTGTTTGATAAAGCAAAGACATACACAGATTACCACGAGTCTTTTACAAGGGAGCTTCTTGAAAAAATGGATGAATACCTTCAACAAAGCTATAAgcatcacaaaacaaatacacagtttGAGTTTGACCTGAAACTTCACATGTGTGGCATTGCCTTGAGGGAATTCCTCAAAATGCACCAAAAATTCTTGTCAGATAATGATCCTCAAATTCAGCTGCAGAAGCACAAGACTCAGTACTTGACAGATTTTCTTGATTTatacaaacagagagatgattGTCAGCGCAAAGCAAATGATTTTGTCCAGTTTTGTATCAAACCTGCTGTGGAAGAGTACATCAACAGATCTCTGGGGATAAACATTGTGGATGAAATTTTGACAGGTTGTCATTCAGCAGAGTTCAGTTCCCGCTCCTCTTTCCAGTATAACATTCAGGAGGAGTTGCTGCAAAAGGATGACTTTGCCAGTTTTGTCAAGTACATTCGGAATTATGAAATATATGTTAAAGATTGGATATTTCAGCAAATCCAGCAACAAATGTCAAAGAACAAAACTTTGtgcaaactgaaacaaaagaatCTGAAGGTGATAGTTGACAAAATCACAGCAGCCTTAGAGCAGGCCACAAAAGGACCAGGTGGTTTTCAACTGCcagacaacaataaaagcatCACAGAGCTCATCAGCAACATGCGGAAGTATTTGATTAAAGACATCTCAATTTCAGTGGAGGATGAAAAAAGAACCTTGTTTCAAATCCAAAGCACATGTCATCCATTTATCAACAGCCTCAAAATGTCAATAGGAGACTTGAAAGAACAGCTTCAGGAGGAATTCTCAAAGTCTGAAAACATCACTGAGACTCTGAACAAACTTCCAATCAAACCACAGGATGAGCTTTTCAAGCGAGTGTTTGGTTGTGGAAAACAATGTCCATTTTGTAAAGTTCCCTGTGAGGCTGGAGGCAAAGATCACAAGCAGCATCATGCAGCTGTTCATCGACCACAAGGTCTTGGTGGATACAGGAATGAACAAACTCAGAAGCTGGTTGCAACACTGTGTACAACTGATGTGCAAAGTGAAACTACATTCAAAAACACAGATACTAACTGGGAGCCTCATCCTTACAAAGACTACACCAAGTACTATCCAGACTGGCACATTCCTCCAGATCCCAGCATAGAGGCATCTGACTACTGGAAGTTTGTACTGGTAAAATACAATGACAGATTTGCTCAAGAATACGAGGCCAAGCCAGCTGATGTTCCAGAGGCCTGGAGGAGAATCACAAAGGAACAAGCACTGAAGGGGTTAAAAGATGCCTTCAACATAAAGTGTACAACGTACAAATGgtttaaacaaaaccaaattttAAAGTTGCAAGTTTTTTTCTAA